The following is a genomic window from Candidatus Tanganyikabacteria bacterium.
GGCCGCAAATGGCCAACCGGACGTGCTTTTCGCCGTCCACATTACCGCCGCTGCCCGTCACCTGTCGCTCACAGGGCGCTTCCCTTTTGATAAGAGTCGTGATGTCGTGCCGCCTCAGGTGGACCGGGCTGGGGCGAGACCCTTGCCACCGCAAAATCGGCTTGGGCCCGCAGGGCATCCACGGCCTGCCAGATCTCCACAATGTGCCGGTCCAACTGCCGCGCCAGCGTCGACGGCAAGACCATGCGGTCAGCCTGGAGGCTCTCGCAAATAGCCACGAACACCGCGGCTTCCGTCGCCGAGAGTGGCAGGGTGCCCTCTGATCGGGCGCCGGTTCCTTCCGGCAGATCGCGGGTCCGGCCGCAACTTGTGCATCGCTCGGCCTTCTCGACGAGCACGACCGCCCTGTTCCGCCAGCGGGTCCACTTCAGGACGCCCTTTCGCGCCAGCGCCTGGAGATGTCGGTTCACGGTCGAGGCCGACCGGACCCCGATGGCCGCCGCGAGCTCCTGCTGACTGGGAACGGGCTGGCCGCTTGCAGCCGCCGCGCGAATCAGGTTGACGATCGCGGCCTGACGGGGGGATAGGTCGACACTGCCCATTGCTTGCTCCAAGACAGGACGAGAACAGATGTTCTATCCCACGGGACATCCGCCACCTTGCGGACCGGAGGGATGCGAAGCCTTGCCAGCACATCAACCTCTTATCTTGAAATCAGCGGAAACCGCCTGGATGTCTCGCCCCACCGACGGCTGAATGTCATCGTCAAGCGCCAGGAGCGGATCCGGGTGCCACGCGAAGGAGAAGACGCCGATGAAAACACGCGAGACCGGGAAGGGCAGCAACCAGAAGAAGCCCGCGGGAAGGGGCGCCGGCCGCAATCCAGCCCAGCCTGTGGCCGACGGCGACAAGGGCGATCGCGCCGCCCGGCCCGGGAAGTCCGACTGCGCCTCGGGCGCCGAGGGCCCCAAACCCACGGACGAGATCGACCGGCTTGCCACGATGAAGATCGGCGAACTCCAGGCGCTCCTCGCCGAGCTCACCGGGGAGAAAACCAGGTGCCCGAACCGAGCCTGGCTCATCAAGAAGGTGCTGGAGGCCGCCGTGCCTTCGGTTCCGGCAGATACTCCGGCCGAGACCGCGGTCTCGGCTGCCGGCACCGCGGTCCCCGAGCCGGTGGCAGGCGATGCCGCGCCTGAGCCGGCCGTTGAGCCCGAGGGCGGGCCGGCGACCGAGGAGGCCACCCACGTGCCCGCGGTCGAGGTAGCTTCCCCCACGGGCCTCCCAGGCGCGGACCCGACTGCCACCGCGACCGACACCGCCGGCGCCGGCTCTACCGCCCTACCCAAGCTCTCGAAGCTCGACGTGCCCGCCCTGAGGGCGCTCTACCAAGAGGTCGTGGGACGCGAGACCGGGTCCACGAATGCGGCGTACCTCCAGTGGAAAATCCGCCAGGCAAGCCGGGGAGCAGTTCCGACCGGCCCGCGCAAGGGCGGCCGGGCCGAGGGGACGATTTTCAAGGTGCTGCCGCTCCGGATGGAGTCGGGCCTGGTCGATCGGCTCGACGAGGCCTGGCAGCGATTGGGGCTCCGCAGCCGCATGGACTTGTTCCGGGCCGCGCTGCGGACGTACTTCGCCAGCGTGGGCGAGGCCGACGTTGCCCGGCAATTCGATGCCGCGGACTGACACTGCGAGCTCCCAACCACGAGGCCCTGACCTTCGAGTCGGGGCCTCATTCACTTTGACACCGAGTGGACAAAACGCCGTCGAGTCGTCCAAGGCCGCAGGGACCACTCGTCGCCTGCGGAACTGTCCGAGATGCCCAGGGCCCAGAGGGCCTTGGAGCTCCTGCGGCATCGGAACCAGCGAGACTTCCTCGAAATCGCCCCCGACCGTGACGCTCCAGGTTGACAGTCGGGCAGCCGCCCCCTATTATACGAATCAATTACTCTATTGAATATGCAATCATGGCGCTCGCTCGGTCAAGAAAGGGACTCGCCTCCTCATGAAGAACCTGTTCATTCTCAACGACCCGCCCTACGGCACGGAGCGCAGCTACAACGGCCTCCGGCTGGCCGGATCCCTGGCCAAGGCCGAGGGCGAGGAAGTCAAGGTCTTCCTGATCGGCGACGCCGCTTCATGCGCCAAGGGGGGCCAGAAGGTCCCGAACGGTTACTACAACCTCGAGGTCATGCTGCGTGGACTGATGCGGCGCAACGCCGAGGTCGGTGTGTGCGGAACCTGCATGGACGCCCGAGGGCTCGGCGATCCGGACCTTGTGGAAGGCGCCCACCGGAGCTCGATGGACGAGCTCACCCAGTGGACCGTCTGGGCCGACCGCGTGCTCGTGTTCTGAGGAAGCTTGAGATGATGAGCAAGAAGACTGCCCTGATCCTCGGTGGCGGCGTGGGCGGGCTCGTGACCGCCAACGTGCTGCGGCGGGAATCCCCGGACTGCGAAATCGTCCTGGTCGATCGCGAACCGGAGCACCTGTTCGCCCCTTCGCTGCTGTGGCTGCTCATCGGCGAGCGCAAGGGAGCCAAGATCAAGCGCCCACTCGCACGGCTCGAGCGCAAGGGCATCCGCGTCATGAACGGCGAGATCGAGAGCATTGACGCCGCTCGGAAGGCCGTGCGTGTCGGCGGCCGGGAACTGACGGGGGACGCGCTGGTGATCTCGCTCGGGGCGGAGCTGGCCCCCGACAAGATCCCGGGCCTCAGGGAAGCCGGCCACAACTTCTACACGCTCGAAGGCGCAGAAGCCGCCCGCGATGCCCTCCACCGCTTCCGCGAAGGACGAATCGTGGTGCTGACGGCCGCACCGGCCTATAAATGCCCCGCGGCCCCTTACGAGGCCGCCATGCTAGCCGAGTACGATTGTCGGCGGCGCGGCATGCGCCAGCAGGTCGACGTAGCCGTGTACGCGGCGGAGCCAGGTCCGATGGGCGTCGCAGGCCAGGATGTGTCCGGGGCAGTCAAGGCGGCGCTCGGCCAGAAGAACATTGCCTATCACCCGTCGCATCAGGTGGTCCGGGTGGATCCGGGCGAGCGTCAATTGCACTTCGAGAACGGGACCAGCGCGAAGTTCGACCTGCTGCTCTACGTGCCGCCACACCAGGCGCCGGGGGTCGTGCGCAATGCGGGGCTTTGCGGCGAGTCGGGCTGGATGGCGACCGATCGCCATACCCTCGAAACCGGCCATCCCGGCGTCTACGCGATCGGTGACGTCGTCTCCATCCCGCTCCAGCTCGGCAAGCCCCTGCCCAAGGCCGGCGTCTTCGCGCACCGTCAGGCCGAGACGGTGGCGCGGAATATCGCGGCGGTCTTCGCCGGGCGCGAGCCGTCCGCTCGCTTCGATGGCTTCGGCGAGTGCTTCCTCGAGATGGGCGACGGCCGCGCCGCGCTCGGCAAGGGCAACTTCTACGCCGAACCCCTGCCACAGGTCGCCCTGCGCCAGCCTGGCCGCGTCCTGCACTGGGGCAAGGTCCTCTTCGAGAGGGACTGGCTCCGTCGGTGGTTCTGATGCCTGCCGTCGACTGCCGGCCTGGCATCAGACCGAAGGGTACGCTGATCCGGTCCGGCCCCCACCGGGTAGCGGGGCTGCCCGAGAGGCACCGGATCACGACCTACGTACCGCCCGGGTTCGACCGGTCGGCTCGGGCTTTCCCGGTCGCATACCTGTTCGACGGGCAGAACATCTTCTCCGACAACGGGTCGTTCCGGGGTGGCTGGCAGTTGCACGAGCACCTCGATCGGCGGGCATGCCTGGGCCAGACGGTCCCGATCGTGGTGGGCATCCACACCGACAGATGGTCGCGCACCCGGATCCTTGCGCCGTGGAGCGAAGAACCGGCGGAGGTTTCGCTGGCAGACCGGATGCTCGACTGGATCGTGGGTCCCCTGGCCGAGATGGTTGCCGAGGAGGCCCGGGTGCTGGTCGGCCCGGAGAACACCGCGATCGGCGGATCTTCCCTGGGCGGCCTGGCTTCGCTCTACGCCTTCTTCCGCCACCCGGACGCGTTCGGGAAGGTCATGGCCATGTCGCCCTCTCTCGGCATCAGCGGCGGCGTGATGGGTCCGATCTACCCTTACGTGCAGCGGGCCGTCCGCACGGGCGACGGGAGGATCTACCTGGATGCCGGCGGCCTCGAATGCCCGTGCGGCCACGTACTGCGGCAGGCCGACGAGATGGCTGCACTGCTCGTGCGCAAGGGCTTCGAGCTGGGCGATAACCTGATGTGGGTGCCCGATCCGCAAGGGAGCCACGACGAGGAGCACTGGAGCCGCAGGCTGCCCGCGGCTCTCGCCTTCCTCTTCGGGGCCGGACCCAAATGAGCGCCTTCCCAGATACATATGTGCCGGGTGGTATTCGGCGGATTTCCTGCCGTGCCGGGGTAACCGGGCAGGGAAACTGGCGGGAACAATCCGACAGCGGGTCTTCAAGGAGGTCTCCATGCGCAAGGTAGCACCAGGCCAGCGAGCACTCGCACTCGTAAGCCTCGCAGTCATCCTGCCGGCGCCTGCCCTTGCTGCCGAACCCTTGGCCCCGGCGGGCATGTGCGGCGGAGGGGGGATGGGGCCTGGAATGATGGGGATGATGGGCGACGGCCACATGATGGGCATGGGAATGCAAGACTGGAGTTCGGGGCTGGAAGTTCGCTACCTGCCCGGCTTTCCGGTCATCACCCCCACCACAACCCTGACGTCGAGCCAGGCGCCAGCCTATGTGATCGGGGGCCTGGATGTTCGGAACGACATGGGGATGATGGGCTTGGGCGGGCAACTGAATGTTGCGGCGCAAGTCGGAAACCTGGCCGGTGCTGGGAGCTGGATCGTGCCCCACGTCGGATTGATGCCCAGGATCGGCCTCGGCCTCGGCCCCTTGCGTCTGGAAGCTGGGCTCCTCGGGGGCGTCGGCGCCATGCTCCGGCAGGCTTCCACTCAGGGAGGGGCATACGCTTTGGAAGTCAAAGGCACCTGGGTTTTGGAGCCCAGGATTGAGGTGGGCATCAAGGGCAACGGGATCTCCGCGGCGGTGGTAGGCACTTTCCTTGCTTCTGCTGTCCCGAGCGAACTAGGTGGCCTGACCGGAGGCATACGGGTTTCATTCGGGGGCGCCCAGGCTTCGAGTGAGGTCGCCTCGCCGGACGCCAGTCTGGAACACTCTGGGCACGGTCACTAGGCGGCG
Proteins encoded in this region:
- a CDS encoding GntR family transcriptional regulator, which produces MGSVDLSPRQAAIVNLIRAAAASGQPVPSQQELAAAIGVRSASTVNRHLQALARKGVLKWTRWRNRAVVLVEKAERCTSCGRTRDLPEGTGARSEGTLPLSATEAAVFVAICESLQADRMVLPSTLARQLDRHIVEIWQAVDALRAQADFAVARVSPQPGPPEAARHHDSYQKGSAL
- a CDS encoding DsrE family protein, with amino-acid sequence MKNLFILNDPPYGTERSYNGLRLAGSLAKAEGEEVKVFLIGDAASCAKGGQKVPNGYYNLEVMLRGLMRRNAEVGVCGTCMDARGLGDPDLVEGAHRSSMDELTQWTVWADRVLVF
- a CDS encoding NAD(P)/FAD-dependent oxidoreductase, whose product is MSKKTALILGGGVGGLVTANVLRRESPDCEIVLVDREPEHLFAPSLLWLLIGERKGAKIKRPLARLERKGIRVMNGEIESIDAARKAVRVGGRELTGDALVISLGAELAPDKIPGLREAGHNFYTLEGAEAARDALHRFREGRIVVLTAAPAYKCPAAPYEAAMLAEYDCRRRGMRQQVDVAVYAAEPGPMGVAGQDVSGAVKAALGQKNIAYHPSHQVVRVDPGERQLHFENGTSAKFDLLLYVPPHQAPGVVRNAGLCGESGWMATDRHTLETGHPGVYAIGDVVSIPLQLGKPLPKAGVFAHRQAETVARNIAAVFAGREPSARFDGFGECFLEMGDGRAALGKGNFYAEPLPQVALRQPGRVLHWGKVLFERDWLRRWF
- a CDS encoding alpha/beta hydrolase; protein product: MPAVDCRPGIRPKGTLIRSGPHRVAGLPERHRITTYVPPGFDRSARAFPVAYLFDGQNIFSDNGSFRGGWQLHEHLDRRACLGQTVPIVVGIHTDRWSRTRILAPWSEEPAEVSLADRMLDWIVGPLAEMVAEEARVLVGPENTAIGGSSLGGLASLYAFFRHPDAFGKVMAMSPSLGISGGVMGPIYPYVQRAVRTGDGRIYLDAGGLECPCGHVLRQADEMAALLVRKGFELGDNLMWVPDPQGSHDEEHWSRRLPAALAFLFGAGPK